Proteins encoded in a region of the Methanomassiliicoccales archaeon genome:
- a CDS encoding diphthine--ammonia ligase, translated as MFACSWSGGKDSCYALWKCLQLGFDVKYLLNTYRKESGRVAFHGLRASLIRMQSECIGFDLKQVEVDGDDYEVQFKHSLKELKSMGIRGIIFGDIDIEQNRRWCERVCADVGLQAHFPLWNIDQKQLLIDFIRSGFKALIVSANSKFFGEECLGINVDEKWIDLLDRLRADHFGKDLTYCGEMGEYHTFVFDGPIFRQPVRFMLGDKVWINGYWLIDVSSSD; from the coding sequence GTGTTTGCATGCTCATGGAGCGGTGGAAAGGACAGCTGTTATGCGCTCTGGAAATGTTTACAGCTTGGATTTGATGTAAAATATCTCCTTAACACATATAGGAAGGAAAGTGGCAGGGTGGCCTTCCATGGATTAAGAGCATCACTTATCCGGATGCAATCCGAATGCATCGGATTTGACTTGAAACAAGTGGAAGTCGATGGCGATGATTACGAAGTCCAGTTCAAGCACTCTCTCAAAGAACTTAAGTCAATGGGTATAAGAGGTATTATTTTCGGTGATATCGATATTGAGCAAAATAGGCGGTGGTGCGAGAGGGTTTGCGCAGATGTAGGATTGCAAGCTCATTTCCCTTTATGGAATATTGATCAAAAACAGTTGTTGATAGATTTTATTCGATCGGGATTCAAGGCCTTAATCGTCTCTGCGAATTCCAAATTCTTTGGTGAAGAATGTCTCGGCATAAATGTCGATGAGAAATGGATTGACCTGCTTGATAGGTTGAGGGCTGATCATTTTGGAAAGGATCTAACCTACTGCGGAGAAATGGGCGAGTACCATACATTTGTCTTCGATGGACCTATTTTTCGACAACCTGTTCGGTTTATGCTTGGCGACAAGGTCTGGATTAATGGATATTGGCTCATTGATGTTTCTTCTTCTGATTGA
- a CDS encoding (Fe-S)-binding protein — translation MTIQNWMLEERLPCIADGRKIRVRYRLEGNICVLLPYLASDKPNSSFDEDAGVLSYKYGQRVISIDRYGRVGITQLTDLEEAESVIKEIAAWINDVERRKDKIDPLGYKKRKRVTVVDILRLMPRTNCGKCRYPTCLAFVVDLLEDKVRLESCEVLKDRKYIDARKSVAKLLLDAGLDGESK, via the coding sequence ATGACGATTCAAAATTGGATGCTCGAAGAGAGGCTTCCCTGCATTGCTGACGGTAGAAAGATAAGAGTCAGATATCGACTTGAAGGAAATATATGCGTACTTTTGCCATACCTCGCGAGTGATAAACCAAATTCTAGTTTTGATGAGGATGCTGGTGTGCTTTCCTACAAATATGGACAAAGAGTAATTTCAATTGATAGGTATGGCCGTGTCGGAATCACTCAATTGACTGACCTAGAAGAGGCCGAATCAGTCATTAAGGAGATAGCCGCTTGGATTAATGATGTTGAGAGAAGGAAGGATAAGATCGATCCACTGGGTTACAAGAAAAGGAAACGAGTGACAGTAGTTGATATTCTTAGATTGATGCCAAGGACAAATTGTGGAAAATGCAGGTACCCAACATGTTTAGCTTTCGTCGTTGACCTTTTAGAAGATAAGGTGCGACTTGAATCGTGCGAGGTCCTCAAAGATCGTAAATACATTGATGCCAGAAAAAGCGTTGCGAAGTTGCTCCTTGATGCCGGCTTGGATGGTGAGTCTAAATGA